The following proteins are co-located in the Palaemon carinicauda isolate YSFRI2023 chromosome 3, ASM3689809v2, whole genome shotgun sequence genome:
- the LOC137637777 gene encoding uncharacterized protein, giving the protein MVKLLLFPFALILAFVSAQADDKFYISDANKTVYFTASSYTALASWTSDINNKITFEGFRNLRNKPQRQIECIYNSIESNTWNLFEIVKRNWGVKIYPGKRRYEVDWSYGLDITITSTKKTYWRFCADIFKCDLPAPVHPVTEFPVGPTPSPRETALEITTIVSLSICCVLVAIVIGMAVCLIRGRRTSLIEPARNLEPENTSHNPQMFNVNTFSSQQEDHESINSLYGVTINRESPQ; this is encoded by the exons ATGGTGAAACTACTGCTCTTCCCCTTTGCACTGATTCTGGCCTTTGTGTCTGCTCAAGCAG ATGACAAGTTCTACATCTCTGATGCGAATAAAACTGTCTACTTCACAGCTTCTTCCTACACTGCTCTAGCTTCCTGGACCAGCGATATAAACAACAAAATCACCTTCGAAGGATTTCGGAATTTACGAAACAAACCTCAGCGACAAATTGAATGTATATACAATTCAATTGAATCAAATACATGGAATTTATTTGAAATTGTTAAAAGAAATTGG GGAGTGAAAATTTATCCAGGCAAAAGAAGATATGAGGTAGATTGGTCATATGGTTTAGATATCACAATCACGAGCACCAAAAAGACCTACTGGAGATTTTGTGCCGACATATTCAAATGTG ATCTTCCAGCACCAGTTCACCCTGTAACGGAATTTCCTGTTGGTCCAACGCCAAGCCCCAGAGAGACTGCTCTGGAAATCACAACAATAGTTTCACTAAGTATCTGTTGTGTGTTGGTCGCTATCGTCATAGGAATGGCTGTTTGTCTTATCCGAGGGAGAAGAACTTCGCTTATTG AGCCAGCAAGGAACTTGGAACCAGAAAACACTTCACATAACCCCCAGATGTTCAATGTCAACACTTTCTCCAGCCAACAAGAGGATCACGAGAGTATTAACAGCCTCTATGGAGTTACGATTAACAGAGAATCGCCACAATAA